A segment of the Arachis hypogaea cultivar Tifrunner chromosome 5, arahy.Tifrunner.gnm2.J5K5, whole genome shotgun sequence genome:
TTGGTACTTTAATTGTCATGCCATGCACGTAAAAAAAAAGCACACACTGCAGTCGCACCATAATTTTAATGTAGTAGCATATCAGATGTTTCAGTTAGAAGAATTTCTTGTGTCTAAAACTGCTTCATGTTCAACTTCATACCAATTACCCATTGATGACCCTACCCAAGGTTTCTGACAGTTCAGACACTGATTTGTACAAATCATCAAGGTCACAATCTTACAACCCACCTTTGACGTCATTTGGAAAATCATATTTTGGCAATTCAGAGAACATTTTAGTAATTTATACTATATATCAACAAAGTACCCACCATTATGTCAATTCAAAAACCAAATTTTGAATCATTCCAAGTATGTAGCACTTGCAACATAGTAgctactcatcatcatcctccggATCAAAATCCTTAACCTTCACATCTGCATCTTCTCCATACTGGATGCAGTTGTCGATTTGGTTCAACACATATTGGATACTGTAATGATGAAACAAATGAGTATATTACAAAATTGGTGTTACTATAGGTAAAATTATAGGAGTCAATGAGCTGTAAAACAACTACTATGTCAAAAGGTTTGTACTATGCAGGCAAAACGGTAGATAGGCACTAGAGTTTACCTTCTTTCCTTCCTCAAGTCCAGTGGTATAAAACTCACCATGCTATAGTTATTTACCTGTTGCATGATAAACAAATAGATTACTAAATAGAAACCAACTATTGCAAAAGATGGGGAAAGAACAAAAGCTAAATACTGTAAAATTGAATCAATCTTCATCATAAGCCTTAACGGCAGGACGAAAATCAAGAATAGCTGTTACAAAATGGAAGTGACAATTGCCAAGATGGAGTGAAACCTtcattcctttttaattttaggtCCAAAATATGGAGCCAGCAATTTGTTCCAATGTTATTTgcacaaaaagaaagcaagagctATGTCCTAATGGAAACAAAAACCCATAACAAACGATGTATTCTACACAAGTCCCTAATTCCAGATGATAGATGTTCATGTCCTGCCTAAAATCACAATTGTTCATGTCCCACCTAACATGTGGGAAGAAAAAACATCAAATTAAATGCAATATAAACATGAAGGACCAATTTAAACTAAAACTACAGGAATGTTTGATATGCCTTAACATTTGTGAGTAGGTTTTCCTGTCCCAGAAACTCCGATACCTTAATATATTATCACATACAACCTCTTCCATTATTCATCCTCTTCAATGTTCTCCTAGATTCTAGGCATAAAGTTAGATCCTCCTGCCTAGTTGCTTGAACTATAATAATGCACATCCTTAACAATATCAAATTGGCAAGGAGGGGTGAAAAGCGCAtatatttttaagaatatttggatACCCACCAGTTCAATCAAAGCTTTATTAAGCTTCGCAAACTGAGGACCCATTCGTTGATTCAATTCAGACAGTAAAAAAGTAGGCTCTGGATCCAAGAacctaaaagagagaaaaaaaatacatagatTATGATTAAAATGAATGTTATTAAAAGAGATTAAGTAAAAGGATTTTGTATCAGTAATTACTCTTCAAGATCCTTTTTGTTAGTCACAAGGTCCATTTTTGATAGGATATTCACATGTGGTAATTCAAGTTGAACCATTGCGGAAAGGCAAGCCATGCACCCACTGATAAATTTTGTCACATCACTCATGAACTGGAATCATGTAAAATCGTTAGGGTCAACAAAGGTAATGATAATAACAATGAATATTAAGGAATGTTACAGAATTGATATATCAAAAGGAAGCAAAGCTGGGTATATGAGCAGCTGCCACAAACCTGTGAATCAAGCAAGTACACAGCACAAATGTTGAAATTTTTACGTTTCAAATGTTCCACAAAATTCTTGAGCACAGGCACATGTGAATAAAGTTCTATCTGGcctgaaaaacaataaaaggttGAGTTGATTTAACAGTATTTATCAGGTCAAGTTTCAACCACACAACTTATAGATaacaattaaaagaaatataaacAAACTAGCAAATCAATTTCTATTGTTCAAAAAGATCATGTACTAGCTACTAACTCATGCATCATGCAACTGGATTATACCAATATTACCACTTCACAATGAAAATTTTGTGGTATTGTAACATTTGCACCCTACTTTGACAGAAATCGGAAAGTGCCAAGGGATAAGCAAGAATACCAGGGCAGTCAAAGACCAGGTAATCATCATCTAAATAGTTGTCCAGCTCTTCCTCAAGCCAATCATCGAGGTTATCTTCAAGGTGTCTAAATAAGATTGCTAAGGCAACACGGTTTCTAGCAAGTTTTTAATGTAGCAACTAAATGTAAATAAACAGGAAAATAGTAAAATAGCAAAAGATGAAGGTCATTTATACTAGCAAACAAAATCTCTGCCTAACTCAGCATCGCAAAAAGCAATGATACAGGCTTATTATTACAGAAAAAGTTTGTAAAGAAGATGAAACAAAGAAAAGGATACTCCATGCAGTACATAAGACCACCATTAGGGCCTAATCCAAGCTCCTCCATAACATCTTCCAGGGAAATCAGTTCCCTTATATCTGCAAGCATGTTAAACAAAAGCGTTAAGTTTCAGAAAACAACAAACTGAACCCAGAAAAATACTAACTACAAATAACACATTTACGTTACCCATTGCAACAGGATAGTCAAAGTTTTCAGCGGCAGGGTCCAGGTTCACAATATTTATTGTACGCCTTGCAGCTACACAATGTTCATACAAACTCGAGCAATATGTTGActaatagaaaaaacaaaaataaactcTCATGAGTGTCTTAACCGGTTTAAGAAAAGTAAAACAGCATGTAGGTCTGTAGTTCAACAATATAAATGaggcaacaacaacaatgaaagttcACCCCAACAAGGCTGGGTCAGCTACACAAATTAGAACTAGCTCATAGTTGATAGCCCTCctaatttaaacaataaattgGATTCCTATAACCGTGACTGCAGCCATAATACCGCTGTTGTGGTGCTCTCTGCAACCTCATTGCAACAGCAAATTGTGGCTATATTGACCATATTTCCCCGCAATCACAGTAACAACAATGTAATCACAATTTAGATACTATGAGTGAAAAAGTAGAGCAAATGAGGTGACACAATAAAATACCTTGCCACTACCAGCTGGACCTATAACAAGTTGTGCATAGCCCATGATGTCCTCGTATCAAATTCCAAACAATTTTCCCTCTGAAGCTCAAGCAGAAAGACAATTGACGGCGCGAAAGGAAGTAAGAATGGCAACAGTAATGTAAGCAGAGCACCAAATAGCAATGGCAAACAACAATTTCAGGAGATCAGAGTAGtccataaacaaacaaggcactCCCAAAGACAGTACACAGTACCAGAAAACCTGAATATAATATCAAACACCAGAACTAAATAtgaacaaatcaaataatataaataacaaaaggaaaaataaaagctTCTTTCCCATATTTTGAAATTCGCAAAGCCTAGTTTTCTAGTACAGAAATCAAATTCAGAACAAAAACACAAGCAACACAATCAAGCTTTGGCACAACCACAAAAGCAAATGGATTAAGAAAAGacccaacaataataataaaatgtaatTAGCGGCAATGCAAAATAACCGTAGTTTAGCTCTCTATGCACAAACACTGAACTTATTTACACACTGTCAAATTAGGGCACATTAATGACCCAATGAGCAGCAAATCAAAGCATAGCAAATGTATTATTATTTCTACAATTGTATCCGTAGCAACATAAATTTGTTCAATGATGGTAGCAGAAGTTAATTAAAGCATACAGGTTACAAGGAGGGGGAAAATGAAATTTGAAACTCATTCACACTGACGGCAGAGGCCACGGCGGCAATTGCGGCCCCTTACCCTGTTTTGCTCCCAATCAATCCGCTGCCCTAGTGTACTGGAGGCAGGGTAGACGACAGAGGGACTGAGCTGTGTCCCGccgcaaggttgcgagaaccgaaccggtcaatgaaccggtaagataactggttcactggttcaatggttcgacCGGGGTTCAACTGGGGTTTAactggtttaattaaatattcattaaaaatttaatatataatttcaaatatttaaatttgataatttctaatctaacctaatgaaatccaaaatttcaaaatttaccaTAATGTTCtacaaccaaaaaaaatattaacaacaaAATTTTCAACTAAATACATGCACTAATCATCACTAATCAGTAATCATCAGAAAATCATCAACAAGCCAACGATATATCATCAAgcaacaacatcatcatcatttcaGAAAATCAACAATTCAGAATAAGCAAACATTAACAAAATCAACTCAGCAACTCAGAATTAAACCCAGCAATTCACAATTAAACCCAACTCCAATTCAGAAATAAACAAAGGCACTAATCATCACTAATCAGTAATCATCAGAAAATCCACAAGCAGCCAACAATATATCATCAAgcaacaacatcatcatcatttcaGAAAATCAGCAATTTAGAATAAGCAAATATCAACAAAATCAGTATTATTAACTCACCAACTCATAATTAAACCCAACTACAATTCAAAATCAAAGGCACTAAGCATCACTGATCAATAACCATCAGAAAATCAACAAGAAGCCAACAACATATCAGtaacaatatcatcatcatttcaGAAAGTCATTCTAGAATCATAAATCAACCATCAACAAGATTATTCCAGTTTCATAAAATAAGTAAGAGACTATGTACTCATCCACAATTTtagaaataatgaaaattttaatgCCAAGTGTAATTATATTTGTCCTGCATCTGTCTGCTTTCGAGTGAAGTGATTTGCATCAACACTTAGAGTGCTTACTGCTTACCGGCGGCGAGGAGGAAGTGGAGTGACGGCGATGACAGAGGAGACGGCCACACCGGCGAACAGAGAGAGAGAGCACTTGAAAAGAGGAGACGGCGACGGCCACAGAGCTTCCACACGACGGCGAGGGAGCTTCCTACGACGGCGACACAGCTTCCTAGGACGGCGACGGAGCTTCCATGGCGCGACACCGGCGAACAGAGGAGAGGAGATGCGGTGGCTGTAGGTTCCGCGGGGCTGTGGGGCTGTGGGGCTGCGGGGGTTGCGGTGGGTGCAGCGGCTGCGTGCTACGGGGCTGGGGGAGATGCGGTGGCTGTGGGTTCCGCTAGGGTTATTTTCTGTTCTTTCAATTGAGTTtttgagagaggagaagagatgaGTGGAGTGTGGGACTGGGGGGTATGGGCTTCAGGTAGAAAATTTAGGGTGTTTTTTTTGACAaaatgacaaataggtccctgaccttttgtccGGCGGACATTTTTGTTTCtaaccattgaaaaatatttttaagtatcTGATCTTTACAAAATTTGGATGGATCAGTtttgacggaggcatttggacggattaGTCCCTAACGGAGaaatttggacggagggactgatccgtccaagttttgtgaaagtcaaggacttaaaagtatttttcaatggttagggacgaaaatgtccgcgggaCAAAAAGTCAGGGActtatttgttattttctctttttttttaaaggtcAAAACGCGTCGTTTTAAAGGGGTTCTCAAATCGGCAAACCTCTTTAAAATCGGCCGTTCCTCCAATTCGCCAGTTAACCACTGATTTAACCAATTTTTTTATCAGTTTTTTGTTAAGAGATTT
Coding sequences within it:
- the LOC112802398 gene encoding GPN-loop GTPase 3, coding for MGYAQLVIGPAGSGKSTYCSSLYEHCVAARRTINIVNLDPAAENFDYPVAMDIRELISLEDVMEELGLGPNGGLMYCMEHLEDNLDDWLEEELDNYLDDDYLVFDCPGQIELYSHVPVLKNFVEHLKRKNFNICAVYLLDSQFMSDVTKFISGCMACLSAMVQLELPHVNILSKMDLVTNKKDLEEFLDPEPTFLLSELNQRMGPQFAKLNKALIELVNNYSMVSFIPLDLRKERSIQYVLNQIDNCIQYGEDADVKVKDFDPEDDDE